The Petropleomorpha daqingensis genome includes a window with the following:
- a CDS encoding branched-chain amino acid ABC transporter permease, with amino-acid sequence MASQTAAARRSVPRLRVPVAPAVAVLIGAAGLLGVLWQAFEKGFGSEGNVPTFILITLNGLTLAGLYFISASGLTLIFGLLRVTNLAHGALFLLGGYLALTLVQDAGVNWWLAALVAMVGAGVVGLVMHQLFLRWNQGQDLRQALITIAVSLILADQMQAWFGATPTAIAPPEFLAQPLPLGVYDLAYPTFRLTMLAAALVVGLVFWLVYKRTRVGMVVRAGVDDTQMTSALGVNVQKVFAIAFFVGSALAGLGGVFAGTSLSLAPGQDQSFLVSALVVVIVGGMGSLGGAALGALLLGLVDQYSSAYLPPEYSNLSALLTFVLLAVILAVRPTGLFGKIR; translated from the coding sequence ATGGCTTCACAGACTGCAGCGGCCCGCCGCTCCGTCCCCCGTCTCCGGGTGCCGGTGGCGCCGGCGGTCGCCGTCCTCATCGGGGCGGCGGGCCTGCTCGGCGTGCTGTGGCAGGCCTTCGAGAAGGGCTTCGGCAGTGAGGGCAACGTCCCGACGTTCATCCTCATCACGCTCAACGGGCTGACCCTCGCCGGGCTGTACTTCATCAGCGCGAGCGGGCTGACCCTCATCTTCGGCCTGCTGCGGGTGACCAACCTCGCCCACGGCGCGCTGTTCCTGCTCGGCGGCTACCTCGCGCTGACCCTGGTGCAGGACGCCGGGGTCAACTGGTGGCTCGCCGCCCTCGTCGCGATGGTGGGCGCCGGCGTCGTCGGGCTGGTCATGCACCAGCTGTTCCTGCGCTGGAACCAGGGCCAGGACCTGCGCCAGGCGCTGATCACCATCGCGGTCTCGCTGATCCTGGCCGACCAGATGCAGGCGTGGTTCGGCGCGACCCCGACCGCGATCGCGCCGCCGGAGTTCCTCGCCCAGCCGCTGCCGCTCGGCGTCTACGACCTCGCCTACCCGACGTTCCGGCTCACGATGCTGGCCGCGGCGCTGGTCGTCGGGCTGGTGTTCTGGCTGGTCTACAAGCGCACGCGGGTCGGCATGGTGGTCCGCGCCGGGGTCGACGACACCCAGATGACCTCGGCGCTCGGCGTGAACGTGCAGAAGGTGTTCGCGATCGCGTTCTTCGTCGGCTCGGCGCTGGCCGGCCTCGGCGGCGTCTTCGCCGGGACCTCGCTGTCGCTGGCGCCCGGGCAGGACCAGTCGTTCCTGGTCAGCGCGCTCGTCGTCGTCATCGTCGGCGGCATGGGCAGCCTGGGCGGCGCCGCGCTGGGCGCCCTGCTGCTCGGCCTGGTCGACCAGTACTCCAGCGCCTACCTGCCGCCCGAGTACTCCAACCTCTCCGCCCTGCTCACCTTCGTGCTGCTCGCCGTGATCCTCGCGGTGCGGCCGACCGGCCTGTTCGGGAAGATCCGATGA
- a CDS encoding branched-chain amino acid ABC transporter permease, translating into MTRAWTYGTRGALAVVLLVVALVPLLFTTFFTSQVGLTSLWLGIVAVSLTFLSGQGGMVSLAQTALFGVAGMIAAKLSVDAGWNPWAAALVGILTATVVGLVFGALASGSQGIYFLIITLAFAQVTYFYFAAVPTFGAHEGINGVRPPEILGDPVSDPTRMYYFLLAVSVLVYAGLRYVSRTAFGLALAGVRDDPVRMAALGYNVRLHRTLGFTLAAPVAGAAGVLSAWSNTRISAGSISLAIAILVLTAAVIGGLNRLEGAWVGALLYTLCDTYLRGFTDRFTTWLGVVFLVIVLVSPGGVVGVLSWVGGWVRRHLPGSPAPAIPAAAPAPPVPVSSNGAI; encoded by the coding sequence ATGACCCGCGCCTGGACCTACGGCACCCGCGGCGCGCTCGCGGTCGTGCTGCTCGTCGTCGCCCTGGTCCCCCTCCTGTTCACCACGTTCTTCACCAGCCAGGTCGGGCTGACCTCGCTGTGGCTGGGCATCGTGGCGGTCAGCCTCACCTTCCTGTCCGGGCAGGGCGGCATGGTCTCGCTGGCCCAGACGGCGCTGTTCGGCGTCGCCGGGATGATCGCCGCGAAGCTGTCGGTCGACGCCGGCTGGAACCCGTGGGCCGCGGCGCTGGTCGGCATCCTCACCGCCACCGTCGTCGGCCTGGTCTTCGGCGCGCTGGCCAGCGGCAGCCAGGGCATCTACTTCCTGATCATCACGCTGGCGTTCGCCCAGGTGACCTACTTCTACTTCGCCGCGGTGCCGACGTTCGGCGCGCACGAGGGCATCAACGGGGTCCGCCCGCCGGAGATCCTCGGCGACCCGGTGTCCGACCCCACGCGGATGTACTACTTCCTGCTCGCCGTGTCGGTGCTGGTGTACGCCGGGCTGCGGTACGTCTCGCGGACGGCGTTCGGGCTGGCCCTGGCCGGCGTGCGCGACGACCCGGTGCGGATGGCCGCGCTCGGCTACAACGTCCGGCTGCACCGCACCCTCGGGTTCACGCTGGCCGCACCGGTCGCCGGGGCCGCGGGTGTGCTCTCGGCGTGGTCCAACACGCGCATCTCCGCGGGCTCGATCTCGCTGGCGATCGCGATCCTCGTGCTCACCGCCGCGGTCATCGGCGGGCTCAACCGGCTCGAGGGCGCCTGGGTCGGCGCGCTGCTCTACACGCTGTGCGACACCTACCTGCGCGGCTTCACCGACCGGTTCACCACGTGGCTCGGCGTCGTCTTCCTCGTCATCGTGCTGGTCTCCCCCGGCGGCGTCGTCGGCGTCCTGAGCTGGGTCGGCGGGTGGGTGCGCCGGCACCTGCCCGGCTCGCCGGCGCCCGCGATCCCGGCTGCCGCCCCCGCTCCCCCGGTGCCCGTCTCGTCGAACGGAGCGATCTAG
- a CDS encoding ABC transporter ATP-binding protein, with amino-acid sequence MDPVLTVRGLTRRFGGVVAVSDVDLDIAPGERRAVLGPNGAGKSTLFNLIAGADHPTSGSIEVFGRDVTHLGARRRTRMGLSRTFQTSRLLTGLTVADNLYLAAIGVDGGRFRLVRTGRDAAARERARTTAASVGMTDRLDTLAGDLSHGEQRQLEIGLALIAEPRLLLLDEPAAGLSRAERQLLTQLLLSLDRDVTLLLIEHDMDVALTVAERVTMMHDGVVIVDGTPAEIRADQRVHDLYLGRAHV; translated from the coding sequence ATGGACCCCGTCCTGACCGTCCGCGGCCTGACCCGGCGCTTCGGCGGCGTGGTCGCGGTGAGCGACGTGGACCTCGACATCGCGCCCGGCGAGCGGCGCGCGGTGCTCGGCCCCAACGGGGCCGGCAAGTCCACGCTGTTCAACCTCATCGCCGGGGCCGACCACCCGACCTCGGGCAGCATCGAGGTCTTCGGCCGCGACGTCACCCACCTCGGCGCGCGCCGGCGCACCCGGATGGGGCTGTCGCGGACGTTCCAGACCTCGCGGCTGCTCACCGGGCTGACCGTGGCCGACAACCTCTACCTCGCCGCGATCGGGGTGGACGGCGGCCGGTTCCGGCTGGTGCGCACCGGCCGCGACGCCGCGGCCCGGGAGCGCGCCCGGACGACGGCGGCCAGCGTCGGGATGACCGACCGGCTGGACACCCTGGCCGGCGACCTCTCGCACGGCGAGCAGCGGCAGCTGGAGATCGGCCTCGCGCTGATCGCCGAGCCGCGGCTGCTGCTGCTCGACGAGCCGGCGGCGGGCTTGTCCCGCGCGGAGCGGCAGCTGCTCACCCAGCTGCTGCTCTCGCTCGACCGCGACGTGACGCTGCTGCTGATCGAACACGACATGGACGTGGCCCTGACCGTGGCCGAGCGGGTGACGATGATGCACGACGGCGTCGTGATCGTCGACGGCACGCCGGCCGAGATCCGGGCCGACCAGCGCGTCCACGACCTCTACCTGGGACGGGCACATGTCTGA
- a CDS encoding ABC transporter ATP-binding protein produces MSEQVLEISGLDAYYGSAHVLHGLSASIGQRTTGIVGRNGMGKSTLCKAIMGITPPRARGSIRLDGEEILGKPSYDICRRGIAYVPQGRRIFSSLSTDEHLRMLSRKLATRGQWTIDAVYDLYPRLAERRKVGAAALSGGEQQMLAIGRALLTNPKLLVMDEPSEGLAPAIVEQLTETCRTLVAEGLTLLIVEQNLGMATAVADRLLVMVHGEVALETSSSALLADEDAQRRYLGVEPTAA; encoded by the coding sequence ATGTCTGAGCAGGTGCTGGAGATCTCCGGCCTGGACGCCTACTACGGCAGCGCGCACGTGCTGCACGGCCTCTCCGCCTCGATCGGGCAGCGCACGACCGGGATCGTCGGCCGCAACGGCATGGGCAAGTCGACGCTGTGCAAGGCGATCATGGGCATCACCCCGCCCCGAGCCCGCGGCTCGATCCGGCTGGACGGCGAGGAGATCCTCGGCAAGCCGTCGTACGACATCTGCCGCCGCGGCATCGCCTACGTGCCGCAGGGCCGGCGGATCTTCTCCTCGCTGAGCACCGACGAGCACCTGCGCATGCTCAGCCGCAAGCTCGCCACCCGCGGGCAGTGGACGATCGACGCCGTCTACGACCTCTACCCCCGGCTGGCCGAGCGGCGCAAGGTCGGGGCGGCGGCGCTCTCCGGCGGCGAGCAGCAGATGCTGGCGATCGGCCGGGCGCTGCTGACCAACCCGAAGCTGCTGGTCATGGACGAGCCGTCGGAGGGCCTCGCCCCGGCGATCGTCGAACAGCTCACCGAGACCTGCCGGACGCTGGTCGCCGAGGGGCTGACGCTGCTGATCGTCGAGCAGAACCTCGGCATGGCCACCGCGGTCGCCGACCGGCTGCTGGTCATGGTGCACGGCGAGGTCGCCCTGGAGACGTCCTCGTCCGCGCTGCTCGCCGACGAGGACGCCCAGCGCCGCTACCTCGGCGTCGAACCCACCGCCGCCTGA
- a CDS encoding PucR family transcriptional regulator has protein sequence MSGPRHTGLRRVLDDLGATLLELLHGDPDAAPEIGGIAIHDPLDEPALPPHALVLGVGIGEPAQTVALLGQLGRRGAVGLVVRAPVVATTEVLAAADDAGVALLGLTRGATWSQLAAMLRAVLAEGDVVAGESESLGGLPSGDLFALANAVAALLDAPITIEDRSNRVLAFSGRQDETDRGREETVLGLQVPERYSRILTERGVFRELYRSDRPVIVDPVPAADGSGRTLPRAAIAVRAGDEVLGSIWAVLHEPLSAERADALCESAKLVALHLMRVRAGSDVQRRVRADLVSTALEGGAGAREALTRLALADQPVVVLALAVADAPAGEEATDAAAVSVRQRLADAFALHLSAVHPRSAAALVGHAAYGLVPVSGDDGEDRAARIAADFLDRVGDRVPASIGIGPVSRDVGGVAAARLAADRALRVLRERRSAARVARLPEVYVEALMLELRDLVAVRGDTPAGPVARLLEYDAAHGSRLVETLRAWLDAFGDVNAAAAGLFVHPNTFRYRLRRLAEVGGLDLDDPEARFAAQVQLRLL, from the coding sequence GTGAGCGGGCCACGGCACACCGGCCTCCGGCGCGTGCTCGACGACCTGGGGGCCACGCTCCTGGAGCTGCTGCACGGCGATCCCGACGCGGCGCCCGAGATCGGCGGCATCGCGATCCACGACCCGCTCGACGAGCCCGCGCTCCCGCCGCACGCGCTGGTGCTGGGCGTGGGGATCGGCGAACCGGCGCAGACGGTGGCGCTGCTGGGGCAGCTCGGCCGGCGCGGGGCCGTCGGGCTGGTGGTGCGCGCGCCGGTCGTCGCGACGACCGAGGTGCTCGCCGCCGCGGACGACGCCGGGGTGGCGCTGCTCGGCCTGACCCGCGGCGCGACCTGGTCGCAGCTGGCCGCGATGCTGCGCGCCGTGCTCGCCGAGGGCGACGTCGTCGCCGGGGAGAGCGAGTCGCTGGGCGGGCTGCCGTCCGGCGACCTGTTCGCGCTGGCCAACGCCGTCGCGGCGCTGCTGGACGCGCCGATCACCATCGAGGACCGCAGCAACCGCGTGCTCGCCTTCTCCGGCCGCCAGGACGAGACCGACCGGGGGCGGGAGGAGACCGTGCTCGGGCTGCAGGTGCCCGAGCGGTACTCGCGGATCCTCACCGAGCGCGGGGTCTTCCGGGAGCTCTACCGCAGCGACCGGCCGGTGATCGTCGACCCGGTGCCGGCGGCCGACGGGTCCGGGAGGACGCTGCCGCGCGCGGCCATCGCCGTCCGGGCCGGCGACGAGGTGCTGGGCAGCATCTGGGCGGTGCTGCACGAACCGCTGTCGGCCGAGCGGGCCGACGCCCTGTGCGAGAGCGCCAAGCTCGTCGCGCTGCACCTCATGCGCGTGCGGGCCGGCTCCGACGTGCAGCGCCGGGTGCGCGCGGACCTGGTGAGCACGGCGCTCGAAGGAGGAGCCGGCGCGCGCGAGGCGCTCACCCGGCTGGCGCTGGCCGACCAGCCGGTCGTGGTGCTCGCGCTCGCCGTCGCCGACGCCCCGGCGGGGGAGGAGGCGACCGACGCCGCGGCGGTCAGCGTCCGGCAGCGGCTCGCCGACGCGTTCGCGCTGCACCTGTCCGCCGTCCACCCGCGCTCGGCGGCGGCGCTGGTCGGGCACGCCGCCTACGGACTGGTGCCGGTGTCGGGGGACGACGGCGAGGACCGGGCGGCCCGGATCGCGGCGGACTTCCTCGACCGGGTGGGCGACCGGGTGCCGGCCTCCATCGGCATCGGCCCGGTCAGCCGGGACGTCGGCGGGGTGGCCGCGGCCCGGCTCGCGGCCGACCGGGCGCTGCGCGTGCTGCGCGAGCGGCGGTCGGCGGCGCGGGTGGCGCGGCTGCCGGAGGTCTACGTCGAGGCGCTGATGCTGGAGCTGCGGGACCTGGTCGCCGTCCGCGGGGACACCCCGGCCGGGCCGGTCGCGCGGCTGCTGGAGTACGACGCGGCGCACGGCAGCCGGCTGGTGGAGACCCTGCGCGCCTGGCTCGACGCCTTCGGCGACGTGAACGCCGCCGCGGCGGGGCTGTTCGTGCACCCCAACACGTTCCGCTACCGGCTGCGGCGGCTGGCCGAGGTCGGCGGCCTGGACCTCGACGACCCGGAGGCCCGCTTCGCCGCCCAGGTCCAGCTCCGCCTGCTCTAG
- the menC gene encoding o-succinylbenzoate synthase yields the protein MNLTGVELRRVALPLVAPFRTSFGTQTRRDVLLLRVVTDGAEGWGECVAMADPLYSEEYVDGAVDVLRRFLVPRLAAAGSFAATDVAPLLSGFHGHRMAKAALELAVLDAELRAEGRPLARELGAVRDRVPCGVSVGIMASVPELLDAVGGYLDAGYVRIKLKIEPGWDVEPVRAVRERFGDDVLLQVDANTAYTLADARHLARLDPFDLLLIEQPLPEDDVLGHAALAKQIRTPVCLDESITSARGAAAAITLGACSVVNIKPGRVGGYLEARRIHDLCVAHGVPVWCGGMLETGIGRAANVALAALPGFVLPGDTSASDRYYRTDVTEPFVLDEGHLAVPTGPGIGVTPRDDELAAVTTWSEWLPL from the coding sequence GTGAACCTGACCGGGGTCGAGCTGCGGCGGGTCGCGCTGCCGCTGGTGGCGCCGTTCCGGACGTCGTTCGGCACGCAGACGCGCCGCGACGTGCTGCTGCTGCGGGTGGTCACCGACGGTGCCGAGGGCTGGGGGGAGTGCGTCGCCATGGCCGACCCCCTGTACTCCGAGGAGTACGTGGACGGCGCGGTCGACGTCCTGCGGCGGTTCCTCGTCCCGCGGCTGGCCGCGGCCGGGTCGTTCGCCGCGACCGACGTCGCGCCTCTGCTCTCGGGCTTCCACGGGCACCGCATGGCCAAGGCGGCCCTGGAGCTGGCCGTGCTCGACGCCGAGCTGCGCGCGGAGGGCCGGCCGCTGGCCCGCGAGCTGGGCGCCGTCCGCGACCGGGTGCCCTGCGGCGTCTCGGTCGGGATCATGGCGTCGGTCCCCGAGCTGCTCGACGCGGTCGGCGGCTACCTCGACGCGGGCTACGTCCGGATCAAGCTGAAGATCGAGCCCGGGTGGGACGTCGAGCCGGTGCGCGCCGTGCGCGAGCGGTTCGGCGACGACGTGCTGCTGCAGGTCGACGCGAACACCGCCTACACGCTCGCCGACGCCCGCCACCTGGCCCGGCTCGACCCCTTCGACCTGCTGCTGATCGAGCAGCCGCTGCCCGAGGACGACGTCCTGGGGCACGCCGCGCTCGCGAAGCAGATCCGCACGCCGGTGTGCCTGGACGAGTCGATCACCTCGGCCCGCGGCGCGGCGGCGGCGATCACCCTCGGCGCGTGCAGCGTGGTCAACATCAAGCCCGGGCGGGTCGGCGGCTACCTGGAGGCCCGGCGCATCCACGACCTCTGCGTCGCCCACGGGGTGCCGGTGTGGTGCGGGGGCATGCTCGAGACCGGGATCGGCCGGGCGGCCAACGTCGCCCTCGCCGCGCTGCCCGGCTTCGTGCTGCCCGGCGACACCTCGGCGTCGGACCGCTACTACCGCACGGACGTCACCGAGCCGTTCGTCCTCGACGAGGGGCACCTGGCGGTGCCGACCGGGCCCGGGATCGGCGTCACGCCCCGGGACGACGAGCTGGCCGCGGTGACGACGTGGAGCGAGTGGCTGCCGCTGTGA
- a CDS encoding GNAT family N-acetyltransferase, giving the protein MTSDDALPTMGSVTDRNPTRLRDDVDAAEAAARAAALAAGVTIRELTELPDLEAVSRLFEGIWGRDAHPPMTTELLRALAKAGNYVVGAFDGGTLVGACAGFFSAPAQGTLHSHIAGVSSQVRGRSVGFAVKVHQRAWALHRDVPLIGWTFDPLVRRNAWFNLGKLAAAPVEYLPNFYGGMHDGINGDDDSDRLLVHWDLRSASVAEACRGRVPRVDAAAELAAGAVVALGATPLGTPQPGSLDGAVSLVAVPPDIEGLRTADPGLAKEWRVAVREALVPLLASGASITGFDRSGWFVVQRQEGIA; this is encoded by the coding sequence ATGACCTCCGACGACGCGCTGCCGACGATGGGATCCGTGACCGACCGGAACCCGACCCGGCTCCGGGACGACGTCGACGCGGCGGAGGCCGCGGCCCGGGCGGCCGCTCTCGCTGCGGGTGTGACGATCCGCGAGCTGACCGAGCTGCCCGACCTCGAGGCGGTGTCCCGCCTGTTCGAGGGCATCTGGGGCCGCGACGCGCACCCGCCCATGACCACCGAGCTGCTGCGCGCGCTGGCCAAGGCCGGCAACTACGTCGTCGGCGCGTTCGACGGCGGCACCCTGGTCGGCGCGTGCGCCGGCTTCTTCTCCGCCCCGGCCCAGGGGACTCTGCACAGCCACATCGCCGGCGTCTCCTCGCAGGTGCGCGGCCGTTCGGTCGGCTTCGCCGTCAAGGTCCACCAGCGGGCCTGGGCGCTGCACCGCGACGTGCCGCTCATCGGCTGGACCTTCGACCCGCTGGTCCGCCGCAACGCCTGGTTCAACCTCGGCAAGCTGGCCGCCGCGCCGGTGGAGTACCTGCCGAACTTCTACGGCGGGATGCACGACGGCATCAACGGCGACGACGACAGCGACCGCCTGCTCGTGCACTGGGATCTCCGGAGCGCGTCGGTCGCCGAGGCCTGCCGGGGTCGCGTGCCCCGGGTGGACGCCGCGGCCGAGCTGGCCGCCGGCGCGGTGGTCGCGCTCGGTGCCACCCCGCTGGGGACGCCGCAGCCCGGCTCGCTCGACGGCGCGGTGTCGCTGGTCGCCGTCCCCCCGGACATCGAGGGGCTGCGGACGGCCGACCCGGGCCTGGCCAAGGAGTGGCGGGTCGCGGTGCGCGAGGCGCTGGTCCCGCTGCTCGCGAGCGGGGCGTCGATCACCGGGTTCGATCGATCGGGCTGGTTCGTGGTGCAGCGTCAGGAGGGGATCGCGTGA
- a CDS encoding M20 family metallopeptidase, translating to MLERMTAALPQMLADLEELVRCESPSRDLAAVAGSADVVARIGTVSLGAEPERIVLDGRTHLRWRLGTGPARVLVLGHHDTVWPLGSFEPVWSLADGVVRGPGCFDMKAGLVLAFTALAALPDREGVTVLVTGDEELGSPSSRELIEKEALGCAAALVLEASAAGGALKTARKGVSLYEVAVTGRAAHAGLEPERGVNAGVELAHQVLAIAQLGDPARGTTVTPTLSAAGTASNTVPARATVAVDVRVPDEAEQDRVDAAMRALRPVLPGAQVTVTGGPNRPPLAPDASAALFDRAAALARDLGLPPLEGTAVGGGSDGNLTAGVGVPTLDGLGAVGGGAHADDEHVLVDRLPGRAALVAALVADLLAEAGPSAGTNCAPDFGRGRP from the coding sequence GTGCTCGAGCGCATGACCGCTGCCCTGCCGCAGATGCTCGCCGACCTCGAGGAGCTGGTCCGCTGCGAGTCGCCGTCCCGCGACCTCGCGGCGGTCGCGGGCAGCGCCGACGTCGTCGCCCGGATCGGCACCGTCTCCCTCGGCGCCGAACCCGAGCGGATCGTCCTGGACGGGCGCACCCACCTGCGCTGGCGGCTCGGCACCGGACCGGCCCGGGTGCTCGTCCTCGGCCACCACGACACCGTCTGGCCGCTGGGCTCGTTCGAGCCGGTCTGGTCGCTGGCCGACGGCGTGGTCCGCGGCCCCGGCTGCTTCGACATGAAGGCCGGCCTGGTGCTCGCCTTCACCGCCCTCGCCGCGCTGCCCGACCGCGAGGGCGTCACGGTGCTGGTCACCGGGGACGAGGAGCTCGGCTCGCCCAGCTCCCGGGAGCTCATCGAGAAGGAGGCGCTCGGCTGCGCCGCCGCGCTCGTGCTCGAGGCCTCCGCCGCCGGCGGGGCGCTGAAGACCGCCCGCAAGGGGGTCTCGCTGTACGAGGTGGCGGTCACCGGGCGGGCGGCGCACGCCGGTCTCGAGCCCGAGCGCGGCGTCAACGCCGGCGTCGAGCTGGCCCACCAGGTGCTCGCGATCGCCCAGCTCGGGGACCCCGCCCGCGGGACGACGGTGACGCCGACGCTGTCCGCGGCGGGGACGGCGAGCAACACCGTGCCGGCCCGCGCGACCGTGGCCGTCGACGTCCGCGTGCCCGACGAGGCCGAGCAGGACCGGGTGGACGCCGCGATGCGGGCACTGCGCCCGGTGCTGCCCGGCGCGCAGGTGACGGTGACCGGTGGGCCGAACCGCCCGCCCCTGGCACCCGACGCCTCCGCCGCGCTCTTCGACCGCGCCGCCGCCCTCGCCCGGGACCTAGGGCTGCCCCCGCTGGAGGGCACCGCGGTCGGCGGGGGGTCCGACGGCAACCTCACCGCGGGCGTCGGCGTCCCGACCCTCGACGGCCTCGGCGCGGTCGGCGGTGGCGCGCACGCCGACGACGAGCACGTGCTGGTCGACAGGCTCCCCGGCCGGGCGGCGCTGGTGGCCGCGCTCGTCGCCGACCTCCTCGCCGAGGCGGGTCCGTCCGCGGGTACGAACTGCGCCCCCGACTTCGGGAGGGGACGACCATGA
- a CDS encoding ABC transporter ATP-binding protein, producing the protein MSELRFEGVSVRYGTARTGLTAVEGVDLTVPDGAVVGLVGESGSGKSTLAKAAVGLAPVSGGRILLDGRPLPASGPRPVQMVFQDPYSSLDPRMTIGDSIAEAVPRGTRRAQRRAEVARLLELVELDPARADSYPSQLSGGQRQRVAVARALAARPEVVIADEITSALDVSIQGTVLNLVRRLQRELGTSMLFISHNLAVVRYVASEIAVMYLGRIVEHGPADQVLGDPQHPYTRDLLAALPDTPRPTVTDPALAVVAAAEPADPHAPPPGCRYHPRCPIGPLVNPDRGICLTAEPTTDHRHAAACHFAPPAAPPLPDPVRSTQEVS; encoded by the coding sequence ATGAGCGAGCTGCGCTTCGAGGGCGTGAGCGTCCGCTACGGCACCGCCCGCACCGGCCTGACCGCGGTCGAGGGCGTGGACCTGACCGTCCCCGACGGCGCCGTCGTCGGGCTGGTGGGGGAGTCCGGGTCGGGCAAGTCGACCCTGGCGAAGGCGGCCGTCGGGCTCGCGCCGGTCAGCGGCGGCCGGATCCTGCTGGACGGCCGGCCGCTGCCGGCATCGGGACCGCGGCCGGTGCAGATGGTCTTCCAGGACCCGTACTCCTCGCTGGACCCGCGGATGACGATCGGCGACAGCATCGCCGAGGCCGTGCCCCGCGGGACCCGGCGGGCACAGCGGCGGGCGGAGGTCGCCCGCCTGCTGGAGCTGGTCGAGCTCGACCCGGCGCGGGCGGACTCCTACCCGTCGCAGCTGTCCGGCGGGCAGCGGCAGCGGGTCGCCGTGGCCCGGGCGCTGGCCGCGCGCCCCGAGGTGGTCATCGCCGACGAGATCACCTCCGCCCTCGACGTCTCCATCCAGGGCACCGTGCTCAACCTGGTCCGGCGGCTGCAGCGCGAGCTCGGCACCTCGATGCTGTTCATCTCGCACAACCTGGCCGTCGTCCGGTACGTCGCCAGCGAGATCGCCGTCATGTACCTCGGCCGGATCGTCGAGCACGGCCCGGCCGACCAGGTGCTCGGGGACCCGCAGCACCCCTACACACGAGACCTGCTCGCGGCGCTGCCGGACACCCCCCGCCCGACCGTCACCGACCCGGCCCTGGCCGTCGTCGCCGCCGCCGAGCCCGCCGACCCGCACGCGCCACCACCGGGCTGCCGGTACCACCCGCGCTGCCCGATCGGTCCGCTCGTGAACCCCGACCGCGGGATCTGCCTGACCGCCGAGCCCACCACCGACCACCGGCACGCGGCCGCCTGCCACTTCGCGCCGCCGGCCGCGCCGCCGCTGCCCGACCCGGTCCGGTCCACGCAGGAGGTGAGCTGA